One window from the genome of Cardiocondyla obscurior isolate alpha-2009 linkage group LG04, Cobs3.1, whole genome shotgun sequence encodes:
- the LOC139102049 gene encoding cuticle protein 2-like — MQSLIVLSCFLMSTLALPGFAPHQQVYDLHGGYYHGPPAPLAKDGRVVDTPEVAHAKKAHFAAYAEQAAKTAHYGYPGIGGYEGGDGGYKGGDGGYGDGGFAVYSGYHGKYHGPPAPLGHDGRVVDTPEVVHAKSAHLAAHAEELSKVAHLSYKSPYPHGGGFF; from the coding sequence ATCGTTCTGTCGTGTTTCCTGATGTCGACGCTGGCTTTGCCAGGGTTCGCGCCTCATCAGCAAGTATACGACTTGCACGGTGGATATTATCACGGACCACCAGCCCCTCTGGCTAAGGACGGTCGCGTAGTCGACACGCCGGAAGTGGCACACGCAAAGAAGGCGCATTTTGCGGCGTACGCCGAGCAGGCTGCGAAGACCGCGCATTACGGATATCCCGGGATCGGTGGCTACGAGGGTGGCGACGGAGGGTATAAGGGCGGCGACGGTGGATACGGGGACGGTGGCTTCGCTGTTTACTCCGGTTATCACGGTAAATACCACGGCCCGCCCGCGCCGCTCGGCCACGACGGCCGTGTGGTAGACACCCCGGAAGTGGTCCACGCCAAATCCGCGCATCTAGCCGCCCACGCCGAAGAGCTGTCGAAGGTCGCCCATCTCTCGTACAAGAGCCCTTATCCGCACGGCGGCGGATTCTTTTGA
- the LOC139102052 gene encoding cuticle protein 5, which translates to MIGHAILFFAMSSATLAAPQWYGSHASPAPLGPDGRVVDTPEVAQLKAAHLSALAEANARAPKGLGPSPYAGPSGYAPRNYLSHYSGPPAPLGPDGRVVDTPEVQQAKAVHFSLYNAEARRVPIGPGDPVGAYNPSYDPSWDNGAYNPAWDGPASSYY; encoded by the exons ATGATCGGACACGCT ATCTTATTCTTTGCAATGTCGAGTGCCACTTTGGCGGCACCGCAGTGGTACGGGTCCCATGCTTCTCCAGCACCGTTAGGACCCGACGGTCGTGTAGTAGATACACCGGAAGTCGCTCAGCTGAAAGCTGCTCACTTGAGCGCTTTAGCGGAGGCTAACGCACGCGCGCCGAAGGGCCTGGGACCAAGCCCTTACGCTGGACCCAGCGGATACGCTCCCAGAAACTACCTCTCGCATTACAG TGGACCACCGGCCCCGCTAGGTCCGGACGGCCGCGTAGTCGACACGCCCGAGGTTCAGCAAGCCAAGGCCGTACATTTCTCTCTCTACAATGCGGAAGCACGGCGCGTGCCGATCGGTCCGGGCGATCCAGTTGGCGCCTACAATCCGTCCTACGATCCATCCTGGGATAATGGTGCTTACAATCCCGCCTGGGACGGCCCGGCCAGCAGCTACTATTAA
- the LOC139102037 gene encoding uncharacterized protein has product MRGLIFLFATAVTCRAAYVGSSPYANPLVHQRPNYAPPAPVGEDGNVIDTPEVAQAKAAHFAEFARAAARAAQSEKNQPHFSDYNPQISSPAYSFSGVQPTAVPYLRQASYQQPTPIYQTTNHVSAPNYASVNYQQPQQYNARANFVGQKSFALPAKTASFVPAPLAEDGTVLDTPEVAALKASRLAELAEAEARAYKHASEHPNEDHGQAYAGSPAGPAPISFSPNLGPYGASRTFSGSSFTGTQPYTTQQVFDPSGFQPHHFQSQHLLGAF; this is encoded by the exons ATGAGAGGCCTG ATTTTCTTGTTCGCCACGGCGGTGACCTGTAGAGCCGCGTACGTCGGTTCATCCCCGTACGCAAACCCTCTGGTCCATCAGCGGCCGAACTACGCTCCACCTGCTCCGGTCGGCGAGGACGGCAACGTCATCGACACCCCGGAAGTGGCTCAGGCGAAGGCCGCTCATTTTGCCGAATTTGCCAGGGCCGCAGCCCGCGCGGCTCAAAGCGAGAAGAACCAGCCGCACTTCTCCGATTACAATCCGCAGATTTCGTCGCCCGCGTACAGCTTCTCGGGCGTCCAGCCGACCGCGGTGCCTTATCTGAGACAGGCCAGCTACCAGCAACCAACCCCGATCTACCAGACGACTAACCATGTATCGGCGCCCAACTACGCCTCGGTGAATTACCAGCAACCCCAGCAGTACAACGCACGGGCTAATTTTGTAGGGCAAAAGAGCTTCGCGCTGCCGGCGAAGACCGCCAGCTTCGTACCAGCACCATTAGCCGAGGACGGAACGGTCTTGGACACACCGGAAGTGGCGGCCCTAAAAGCGTCCAGGCTAGCCGAACTCGCCGAAGCAGAAGCCCGGGCTTACAAGCACGCGAGCGAGCATCCGAATGAAGACCACGGTCAAG CTTACGCTGGATCGCCGGCTGGTCCCGCTCCTATCAGTTTCAGTCCTAATCTAGGGCCTTACGGTGCCTCGAGGACATTCTCAGGATCCTCGTTCACAGGAACTCAGCCTTACACCACGCAGCAAGTGTTTGATCCGTCAGGTTTTCAACCGCATCATTTTCAGTCTCAACATTTGTTAGGAGCCTTTTGA
- the LOC139102051 gene encoding cuticle protein 18.7-like: MKVLIVFSAVLACSLAASPLLFAKLVPGAPIGLDGRVVDTPEVALAKAEHAAAHVNEKINLAAEAVRSADQHVLAYVAPSDAAVVESAELVQPVAVAAKLVPGAPIGPDGRVVDTPEVALAKAEHAAAHVNEKLGHEALRSVYHEPVVVLDRSAPLVHYYYH, from the exons ATGAAAGTATTG ATTGTTTTCTCCGCCGTTCTGGCTTGCAGCCTCGCTGCTTCGCCGCTGTTGTTCGCCAAGTTGGTACCCGGTGCACCGATCGGTCTGGACGGCCGGGTGGTGGACACCCCGGAAGTCGCTCTGGCCAAGGCCGAGCACGCGGCCGCTCACGTCAACGAGAAGATTAATTTGGCTGCGGAAGCCGTCAGATCGGCCGATCAGCACGTGCTCGCTTACGTCGCACCGTCCGATGCGGCCGTAGTTGAGAGCGCGGAACTGGTGCAACCGGTCGCGGTAGCAGCGAAACTGGTCCCCGGTGCTCCAATCGGACCAGACGGCCGTGTTGTCGACACACCGGAAGTGGCCCTCGCCAAGGCAGAACACGCGGCGGCTCACGTCAACGAGAAGCTCGGTCACGAGGCTTTGAGATCGGTTTACCATGAACCGGTGGTCGTTCTGGATCGCAGCGCGCCTCTCGTTCACTACTACTATCATTGA